In Sardina pilchardus chromosome 8, fSarPil1.1, whole genome shotgun sequence, a genomic segment contains:
- the LOC134089703 gene encoding oxygen-dependent coproporphyrinogen-III oxidase, mitochondrial-like: MEAMTEEKILSFFQGCIPTDFSSRTQTQADRILRLFAKVREELLQELQKIEGAEFKLDTWKRAEGGGGIMVVMSEGDVLSKTNVDLSIVTGKLPMAVVEHLHQAAKMTTSLDDTFTKDHNFLGISLSCVVHAKNPHVPAGEFNLRFMVMKLNNGAEVGWYGGVMDINPSYLVPEDATHFHKTLKDMCDKHDASYYPRFKKWCDEYFFIPHRGETRGLGGIFFDNLTSKEEGNFNFLESCANTILPAYLPILKARMCDTFTDQEIAWRQLRNGRYTEFNLMYDKGLKFGLQLPGFQMETLLASQPPTALWGYKLDPEPGSREDELVQVLRCPREWA; encoded by the exons ATGGAGGCGATGACTGAGGAAaagattctctctttcttccaggGCTGCATCCCCACTGACTTCAGCTCCAGAACCCAGACTCAGGCCGACCGCATCCTTCGCCTGTTTGCCAAGGTCCGGGAGgagctgctgcaggagctgcagaAGATCGAGGGGGCGGAGTTCAAACTGGACACCTGGAAGCGTGCGGAAG GTGGTGGAGGCATAATGGTCGTAATGTCTGAGGGGGACGTGTTGTCAAAGACAAACGTGGATCTTTCCATAGTGACCGGGAAGCTCCCTATGGCTGTGGTTGAGCATCTCCACCAGGCAGCCAAGATGACTACCAGCCTGGATGATA CTTTCACAAAGGACCACAATTTCTTGGGTATCTCCTTGAGCTGTGTAGTTCATGCCAAGAACCCTCACGTGCCAGCTGGTGAATTCAACCTGCGTTTCATGGTAATGAAACTCAACAATG GTGCTGAGGTGGGCTGGTATGGTGGTGTGATGGACATCAATCCTTCCTATCTGGTGCCAGAGGACGCAACCCATTTCCACAAGACCCTGAAAGATATGTGTGACAAACACGATGCCAGCTACTATCCACGCTTCAAGAAGTG GTGTGATGAGTACTTCTTCATTCCACATCGAGGAGAAACTCGGGGTCTTGGGGGGATCTTCTTCGATAATTTGACTTCTAAGGAGGAGGGAAACTTCAACTTCCTAGAATCCTGTGCAAACACCATCCTCCCAGCCTACCTTCCAATTCTAAAGGCCCGCATGTGTGATACTTTTACTGACCAGGAGATAGCATGGAGACAACTTCGAAATGGCAG GTACACAGAGTTCAATCTGATGTATGATAAAGGCTTGAAGTTTGGCCTCCAGCTTCCAGGATTCCAGATGGAGACTCTTCTTGCCTCTCAGCCCCCTACAGCCTT GTGGGGCTACAAGTTGGACCCTGAACCAGGCAGCAGAGAGGATGAGCTGGTGCAGGTGCTGCGCTGTCCTCGGGAGTGGGCCTGA